The genomic window TCATGTGGGTGATCACCCAGCGCGCGCTCGTGCCTCCGCCGACGGGCCGTTCCACCGGGGCGTCCAGCGGGTTGGCGTGCTCCGCGGCGAAGAGGACCCACCGCTGCCGGGACGTCTCCACGGCGGAGGCCCAGAGGGCCCGCAGCTGCGTCGCGTCGTCGTCGGGGGCCGAGTTCCAGTCCCAGTCGGGGTCCTGCTGCCACTCCACGGCATCCCACGGTGAGCACGGTTCACCCCCGCTGAGCACGTGGCAGAACCAGTGGTCCTCCACGTAGGCGAGGTGTTTGACCATCCCGCCCAGCGTCATGGTGGTGGGCAGCGGAGTGCTGTGCAGCTGTTCCGTGCTCAGTCCCTCCGTCTTCCAGCGGATCGTCGCGCGCAGGAAGTCCAGGAACCCGAACAGGCTGGTGGTCTCGTCCCCGTGCTGGGGCGGTTCCGGGCGGCCGTGCTCGTCCATGGTGAGTGATGTCATGCGGCTCACACTAGGTCT from Kocuria rhizophila DC2201 includes these protein-coding regions:
- a CDS encoding DinB family protein — its product is MSRMTSLTMDEHGRPEPPQHGDETTSLFGFLDFLRATIRWKTEGLSTEQLHSTPLPTTMTLGGMVKHLAYVEDHWFCHVLSGGEPCSPWDAVEWQQDPDWDWNSAPDDDATQLRALWASAVETSRQRWVLFAAEHANPLDAPVERPVGGGTSARWVITHMIEEYARHCGHADLLREALDGVTGE